The window acattgtgGGGCCCtatacagacaaccgagtttcGTTCCGAGCTGCCCCTTACCCGCCCTTTCTGTCCTCAAAAAACTTAACTCTAAGGAACTGGGGTGACTAACCAGGTGCGTGAACCCTCAACACAGCACAGCCCATTCTTAACCAACCCACGCCACACCACGGCGTCACGCGGCATGCGGTCAGCACCCACCTTGAAAGTTATCTTTAATTTACCAACTGAATCGAAATGGATACCAATATATAAACACGTACGCCTCAAAGGTGTCCTTCTCCATGTTGTTGAGATCTGAGGTGGTCTGCATCACAAGTCTGATGAGGAAAGTCCACTCACTAGAGTCAGAGCAATGTCAGtaacacccaaccttaacagagtCTAGAGAGCAACTAGCGTCGGTCGCGGGCTGCGGGCTGTGGTGGGTCGTGCGCAGTGTTGCCAGGTCTACAGAAATATCTGTATTTCTACAGATATTTCGAAGAGTATACACAGAAAAACAGATTTTTGTGCAAAATCTACAGATATTTTTAAGTTTACACAGAAAATTTGCAGAAATCTCATCCAATTTCTGATAATCAATAAATATCATGGAACATCCAGTTATAAACTTTACAACTTTTACAAATGACAAAAAATGAGGCCGTCGGTCAATCGTCCCGCCATTCCGCCAaggcccccccacccccatgcACTGTACTTGAACCGTACGCGTCAGCAGGCAGACCCGGTGAGACTCAACTTCAGCGATGTCAGTTTAGCAGATTTTCGTTGGTCATTACTCACAATTGTTCTCAATTGTTCTTAATGATGTTCATTTTAGTGTGCGAATACCATCGGCATACGTATAAAACCCTATGTGAATTTAAAAATTATAAATCCACAAAGTTAACAACAATGCTGTGTGCTGGACGAGCTCAGTGCGAGTCTGCTGCTGCTGAGTGTGTAGCTCAGCGACTCGGCAGTCGCCAGCTGGGCTCTCATTTTTAAGGTAATTACCTCAGATTAGCGTAATCTCACCACTTTTAAGGTAATTTTGAGGTAATGCTATTTTTAAGGTAATTCTGAGGTAATTCAGGTATTCTTAAGGTAATTCTAACGTAATTGGATAACTTGACAATGGTGCCATATGTCTAACGTCACACTACTCACTTGCAATGCGATATTATTTGGAGTGTGGGCAGCCCAATGTTGAGAAACACTGACTTGAACACTCAGCATGATGCAACACCAGTGCAGTTTTCGGTAAATGTACGTGATCTCAAGTCAGGGGGCGATGAACCTCTATTTCCTCATTTAGCTTCATTTATGCTCAACCTTTTATGCTTACCTCATTCCAGTGCAACAGTAGAGAGGGTGTTTTCTGCAGTGAATAGAATGAAAACAAAGCTTAGAAACCGCTTGTCTACTGGTACTTTGACTGGCCTGTTGCACACTAAGAGACTCTTCTCAAACACTAGTACATGTTTTAATATGAATTTGCCAACTCAAATGATGAAGTTAATGAAAGAGGATATGTACAGTATGGCAAAAGACAGAAGATGATAACAGTGAGTAGATcagtttttttcaatattttttaatAATTTTGTATTATGCTGATTTTTGCACTCCATTCAtaatttcagtttcacattcaggaggatttttttattttgtaatgGCAAAAATAAGCCAAAAAACTGGTAATAAATGTAAATGAAAATATTATGTAATTGATGTAGTATTGAGTTTAATTTAGTCTAgtcccgatatatatatataatatatatatatatatatatatatatatatatatatatatatatatatatatatatatatatatatatatatatatatatatatatatatatatataaatgtgtgtgtgtgtgtataatctaCAGAATTTTCCGGAATCTCAAGATATTTTAATGGCAAAGCTACAGAAAAATGGGTTAGGAACCTGGCAACGTGCGCCTGGCAGGCGGCATGAAACGAGTCTCGCGAATCGGTCAAAATATTTCGGCGAACCTTAATCGATCACAATATCTCGCCACACCggcgcgttacccccgccgtttacccgccacacgattcatgactgagggcctcgtccagcgctcgtgaggcaaagtttacccgccacatagcaaattgtatgtcgtatgaacgGCCAGTGTCTcattgacttgtccgttactccagccgacccaccaaagaaaatcggaatttctgagactggaatgagcgagatagggagcacggactgagttgagcaccccaaaatcctccttttctcccgaagctattcctagggatatctcatgactgcggtagcgtattttaattagcaccgaaaacaaattaattgtagacttgcgtagcgtccgtatgtctaaagttgaagaaattcctagggacatctcatgactggggtagcgtattttcaagtaattaACACCCTcagacattacagttgaaccacattaactatccaCCTTCGTAgcgtaggaatgtctaaaattgaagatattcctagggacatctcatgattgcgtgctcgtattttcaatcaatcagcaccgcacacattacagttgaaccacattaaatatacacttgcttagtgtaggtatgttgctcacgttcagtccgggagaaaaggtgCATTTtagggtgctcagctcagtccgtgctccctatctcgctcattccagtccctgaAAGTTCGATTTTCTTGGTgtgactggaatgagcgagatagggagcacgaattgagctgagcaccccaaaatgctccttttctcccggactgaaagtgagcaacatatGTACACtacaagtgtatagttaatggtTCAACTGTAagtgctgattgattgaaaatgcgagcactcagtcatgagatgtccctaggaatatGCTTTTGGTgttaattaaaatacgctaccgcggtcatgagatatcccttcccccttgcttcgtccagcgctcgcgaggcaaagcgagccattagGTGCTTgtgcgttacccccgccgtttacccgccacacgattcatgactgagggcctcgtccagcgctcaagtcAATAAGTTTACCagccacacagcaaattgtatgtcgtatgaagggccagtgtctccctgacatgtccgttactccagccgtttacccgtcactcgaggattcagtgactgcttcggcaagcgctcaagaggcaaagcgaaccattataagggcgagcgacctacccccgccgtttaccgccccaggtgctggcgcgttacccccgccgtttacccgccacacgattcatgactgagggcatcgTCCAGCGCTagagaggcaaagtttacccgccatacagcaaattgtatgtcgtatgaagggccagtgtctccttgacttgtccgttactccagccgtttacccgtcactcgagcagtcggtgactgcctcggccagcgctcaggaggcaaagcgaaccattaagggcgagcgacctacccccgccgattacccgctgccctcggccagcgctcgcgaggtaTGAGTCCGTTACGCCCGCCatttacccgtcactcgatcagtcagtgactgcctcggccagcgttcaagaggcaaagcgaaccattaagggcgagcgacctacccccgccgattacccgctggcctcggccagcgctcgtgAGACCTGAGTCccttactcccgccgtttacccgtcagtgactgcctcggccagcgctcaagaggcaaagcgaaccatttggcatggtactaaaattaatctttactatatatatatatatatatatatatatatatatatatatatatatatatatatatatatatatatatatattcaaagtgctcagaatgagacaaaaaatgtGTAATGGGTGTTTATCAGTTAAAGCTAATATATGGAAACTTACTTACCAGTTCCATTCCGATGATCTCGAAAGTTGTTCAACTTCATCCTTGACTTAGAAGTGATGGTGAACCATCGCTTCTTTACCTCTACGGCCGTCCTCTCATGGTGGAACTGTCCATTCAGGTCGGCCGTAATCTTCGTCCATACATCGTGTTTCTTTTGGTTGGAAACACCAACCGTCTTGAAGTTCCTCTTCAATACATGGACTTCGTCCCTGTATAACATTGCCAGCTGGAGAGACTCGTCGTCTCCCCAGTTAGCCTTCCTTTGACGTTTAGATTGAGAATCCATGCTGTGCTGGCCGTGAGTAAACACTGCCGAACAGCTGAGAGGGCGGTACATTTGTTTACACACTTTTCAACGGGAACACGTTTCAGCGCATTTTCCCATAATGAATTTCTATTTTACTATTTCTAACTTCCCAAAAAGTCGTAATATGaggtcaaaataatttaaatcaaagaaaatgtcaataatatattatattccataaatttaaagttaacaaattgtgagccgtgcgttctagcggctcacggtgttgttgatttactgcgctatggccgacgacaagaagaagaagaagaagacttatgACGGTAgtgcttatggtcgaccataactaaCCGTCATAGCTAACAGAATTTATGACCGTCAGTAGAATCACCGTcagaagtcttcttcttcttcttcttgtcgtcgGCCATAGCGCAGTAAACGTCAAAGGAAGGCTAACTGGGGAGACGACGAGTCTCTCCAGCTGGCTATGTTATACAGGGACGAAGTCCATGTATTGAAGAGGAACTTCAAGACGGTTGGTGTTTCCAACCAAAAGAAACACGATGTATGGACGAAGATTACGGCCGACCTGAATGGACAGTTCCACCATGAGAGGACGGCCGTTGAGGTAAAGAAGCGATGGTTCACCAATACTTCTAAGTCAAGGATGAAGCTGAAGAAATTTCGAGATCATCGGAATGGAACTGGTAAGTAAGTTTTCATATATTAGCTTTAACTGATAAACACCCATTACACATTTTTGTCTCATTCGGAGCACTttgaatatcatatatatatatatatatatatatatatatatatatatatatatatatatatatatatatatatatatatatatatatatatatatatatatatatatatatatatatatatggtaaatattcattttagtaccatgccagtatgtatgggtaggacacaaagtaatgggtttaaactggataaattcagactcaacagggacataggcaaaaattggtttaccaacaaggctgtggatgagtggaataggcttagcagtcatgtggtgagtgccaatacaattgtcacattcaaaaatagattagataaattcatggacagcgatactaggtggggttagatacacgggagcttagggtcaaaggagctgccttgtttaggcctaccggcctcttgcagactccaacgttcttatgttcattacctaccttatgaaacatcactagctcttcataaatcttttcttcaaatgttcaacaatcatggaaatgctttcaaaatccaattcaaggactatttattactatttattattgaaaataggggataatattgacGGAAGAGTAGCATCCTTTAGCGgtggccgcggcgacggtgcagctgcaaaatatctcgcagagggtttagggtgggagagcatatttaaacttctacaaccgaactttacgacctgctaacgggggggcatCACCCCCCTCGacgcccccttctaaccagggggggctgcacCACCCCATGGACCCCCCCCACATATATAtgtcttatttctgcgaggaggtatttctcacaacaccagctgctatatgtcttatttctgcgaggaggtatttctcacaacaccagctgcACCGTCACCGCGGCCGCCGCCATAGggggctacgctttcgtgaatattatcccctattttcaacaataaatagtccttgaattggattttgaaagcgtttccatgattgttgaacgtttgtagaaaagatatatgaagagctagtgatgtttcatttgGTAGGTAATGAattactggcacggtactaaaatgagtcttgtgtgtgtgtatatatatatatatatatatatatatatatatatatatatatatatatatatatatatatatatatatagatatatatatatatagatatatatatatacaaacatggatatttatagaagtatgttgcaatacccatacTTGTTGCCATCAACAGACAACTGCTTGATGGAAATCAATCACATTGAAAtagttttgtattgaaagaaacagGATGCTATTTGCCATAAATTTTCGTTTAGTTGATATATATGGGTAAATCAGTTTAAGTTTGTAATGAATATTATGTAGAGTCCATTCTTACCCTTATTACTCGTACTTTCTTTCATCAGTGATGCCTGTAAGATaaagtatgaaagaggaagaaatgctcctttctgacacacacaaccttgaatagtggtgggagtgcagcagctattttttttttatataattttgttttacaacaaagagttggctcaagggcaacaaaaagtgtagaaaaaaagcccactaattgcCACTCTCACAACAGAAGATACTATAgattagccaaaagagaggtcaattccgggtggagaggtgtcttgatacactcgttGAGAGAGGTCAAGTTACAGGCAGGAGACAAAAACAAGTTTTATAACATCTCAGTAAAGTACCTGTCATAATCCACTTTAGCATTACATTCTGAGAAGACACTAATGTAATGCTTtagtagaaggggaaaaaagcaaaaaatacatgaatttttattttttcccaggtggcggccctccaccccctccccttgacCCCATTGATGAACTTGTCAGGGACGTTTTGGGGCAAGACAGCAAGGTCATCACGGGATTTGAGGAGATTGATGACCTTGGACATCAAAGGACTGTCgacatgtatgtatctatttgtttAATTTGTGAAGTACACTCTTTAGTtctattcttctcatttttaaatATAGTCAGTTCTGCTTAGCAAAAGTAATAAAAGCCTGTCATTTGCTTCAACCAGTATGTTACAAAACACTAGAAACATAACTCATCACTTGGAAAGAACATATGAGAGAGATATCTTTACTGTTGGAATAGATTGTTTAATTAAAGGCTTTAGTTCAAGTTAACTATACCTGCAGGTAACGTCAAAGCTACAGCAACTTCTATCAATTGATGCAATCCTACCTTGGTTCATAGTACTTCTCAATTAAGGTGTATTCAATGAGTTCTTGGCCTACctcagaatgaggaaaaatagagcaaaggttcactccacttcttttttttatgttttaacgTAACCACCTTTGAATGTGATGCACTTCTCCAATCTCGTCTTCAATTATGAAATTCCGTCCCTGAAGAATGGTGGGTGAATCACTTATGAAAAGTCACCGTGTAACTCAATAGAAAATGCTGAAAGGATGCCAGCCCATGCATTACTTGTTGGAACCTATACCAACATGTTACAGCATTGGCGGGCTCCTGTCTCCACTCCTTCTTTGTTAGGCCGAGAACTCATTGAATCCTCCTCTTAATATCAATCCCCGCAAAGATATGCAACTCTTCTAGACCTTATTGATTGTCATTAATTTAGTATGAGTATGCCTTCCATTTCCATAACACTATGCCATATTTACTCCCtagtatatgaaaggaaaaagataccctATGGCAGATCTGCATTAGTTTATAACTGCTCATTTGTACACTCATTCCATGACTTTTTACATTACTTGCAGTGAAGACGCAGCAGAGCCAGCGAGCCAGCTCATTGTAGGTCAGGGAGGTGCTGAGGCACCAACAGTAATAATTGTGCCTGAGCCCACCCTGCAGCCACAGACTGAGGGGGGTGCCCGGGGGAAGGTGCCAACTGAGGATGATGCAGCAGCTGCTCAAGCAAAGGTGGCAGCTGTTGAGGAGGAAGCTGTAGCTTCAAGAGCTACAGCAGCTGCACAGGCTGGGAGGAGGCTGCACGGGCCATGAAGGCAGCCACCAGAGGAGGTGGCGGCTTGTGCTCGGGCCTTCACAGGAGCTGcaagggcgcaggaggcagctgcaagggcgcaggaggcagctgAAAGGGCACGGGAGGCAGCTGCCAAAGAAAAAGCGGAAGCCATGCGTCTTAAACAAAT is drawn from Eriocheir sinensis breed Jianghai 21 unplaced genomic scaffold, ASM2467909v1 Scaffold1945, whole genome shotgun sequence and contains these coding sequences:
- the LOC126990727 gene encoding uncharacterized protein LOC126990727, which produces MNFYFFPGGGPPPPPLDPIDELVRDVLGQDSKVITGFEEIDDLGHQRTVDIEDAAEPASQLIVGQGGAEAPTVIIVPEPTLQPQTEGGARGKVPTEDDAAAAQAKVAAVEEEAVASRATAAAQAGRRLHGP